The following coding sequences lie in one Dysgonomonas mossii genomic window:
- a CDS encoding TonB-dependent receptor, whose protein sequence is MKKSLLLCFLFLCIIESAYCQFYTISGKLLDKKHQTPIEYATISISDLGLAVTSDIEGKFTIKNIPEGFFELNISILGYEKKAFKIQVDKNKNDLLFYLAEDNLLLNEIVVTAEKKVEDLTTAYTIERAALDQIQVLNITEIAALLPGGQTSKKTHLAGVRGAADSFNLRSNGGSELGLSSFGTVVEVDGVRISNNSQFIKEVKGADTRNIASNNIESVEVITGVPSVEHGDLSNGMIRINSKKGKSPLNIELSTKPNTKSIAFDKGFLLGKKWGVLNTSFEHTKSNSDIASPYTTYVRNNLSLIYSKVFNSYRNNPLNFSLGLTGNVGGYNSKGDPDAFVDTYTKERDNALRLNMKLDWLLNKPWITKLEFSGTLNYSDLQSEKKENKDSNTSTAAIHTSESGYFIGSFYDINPNAEIILIPGGYWYTTRREDNKPLLFTAKMKANWVRKFGYVTNRFMLGSDFNRTTNLGKGIYYTDMRYAPTWREYKYSDQSAVNNLALFAENEVAFLLPRETSLKASIGLRSDLTYISKSEYGTINSLSPRVSAKYIFWNRPNNTLSLMSLRAGFGDAVKLPSSYILNPTPTYQDRLVFTPGTTAENTTYYAYNTMPSTTIYNPNLKWQRSRLIELEFNTRIGQVDISLLAYNSKTIAPYADATLYTPYSYKFTDQTALDNNLIPEANRSYAIDKTTGIVTVSDLTGNLPSQQLAYKERNTFKTNSYYYNESDFSKRGLEWVINFGKIPSIHTSFQVDGSYNYYKGLKTKLIAYSPSLSQNMADGNPYKYIGLYEGTDDVANGSLSKKITNNLSISTHIPAIRLIVSLRLESCLYDYKQKLSESSTGSRGFVIDNRSDYIPSNSETNIYKGDYFVALYPLYYVSLDDMNTKIPFKEKFLWAKDNDSALFNELARMVVRSNVNYYFKPTDISAYFSANLNVTKELGDHVSISFLANNFFNNVAKVKNKQNNSEYSLFGSGYLPEFYYGLTLRIKL, encoded by the coding sequence ATGAAAAAGAGTTTATTACTCTGCTTTTTATTTTTATGCATTATTGAATCTGCATATTGCCAGTTCTACACTATATCGGGAAAACTCTTAGACAAGAAACATCAGACGCCCATAGAGTATGCTACAATCTCTATCTCAGATCTTGGCTTAGCTGTTACTTCCGACATTGAAGGGAAATTCACTATTAAAAATATTCCGGAGGGATTTTTTGAGCTGAATATTTCTATTTTGGGATATGAGAAAAAAGCATTCAAAATACAAGTAGATAAGAATAAAAACGATCTGCTTTTTTATTTGGCAGAGGATAACTTACTATTGAATGAAATAGTTGTTACTGCAGAGAAGAAAGTGGAAGATCTTACAACAGCCTATACTATCGAACGAGCAGCATTGGATCAGATACAAGTGTTGAATATCACTGAAATAGCAGCTCTTTTACCTGGGGGTCAAACCAGTAAAAAAACACATTTAGCTGGCGTTAGGGGTGCTGCTGATAGCTTCAATCTTCGCTCTAACGGAGGAAGTGAACTAGGCTTATCTTCTTTTGGAACAGTAGTTGAAGTCGATGGTGTACGAATATCCAACAATAGTCAATTTATAAAAGAAGTAAAGGGGGCTGATACCCGCAATATCGCTTCAAATAATATTGAGTCTGTAGAGGTTATAACCGGAGTTCCTTCTGTCGAGCATGGAGACTTATCTAATGGGATGATACGTATAAATTCCAAGAAAGGCAAATCGCCATTAAATATAGAACTAAGTACCAAGCCGAATACAAAATCTATCGCTTTCGATAAAGGCTTCCTCCTAGGAAAGAAGTGGGGGGTACTTAATACGAGTTTTGAGCATACAAAATCCAACTCCGATATAGCTTCGCCTTATACGACTTATGTCAGGAACAATCTATCTCTGATTTATTCCAAGGTATTTAATTCATATCGGAATAATCCTTTAAATTTTTCTTTGGGTTTGACCGGGAATGTTGGAGGCTACAATTCGAAAGGAGATCCGGATGCTTTTGTAGACACTTATACTAAAGAAAGAGATAATGCACTTCGGTTGAATATGAAGCTAGATTGGCTACTTAACAAACCGTGGATTACTAAATTAGAATTTTCGGGAACTCTTAATTATTCGGATCTACAAAGTGAGAAGAAAGAAAACAAGGACAGTAATACTTCAACTGCTGCTATTCATACATCAGAATCTGGTTATTTTATCGGTTCTTTTTATGACATCAACCCCAATGCCGAGATTATACTGATCCCCGGAGGATATTGGTATACAACAAGAAGAGAAGATAATAAACCTCTTTTGTTTACGGCAAAGATGAAAGCTAATTGGGTACGAAAATTCGGATATGTTACTAATCGATTCATGCTTGGATCAGATTTTAATCGGACTACAAATCTAGGCAAGGGAATATATTATACCGATATGCGCTATGCTCCTACATGGAGAGAATATAAATATAGCGATCAGTCTGCAGTAAATAATCTGGCTCTTTTTGCCGAAAATGAGGTAGCTTTTCTCTTACCTAGGGAAACTTCATTAAAGGCATCAATTGGTCTTCGAAGTGATTTAACATATATAAGTAAATCTGAGTACGGAACAATTAATAGTTTGTCACCTCGGGTTAGTGCAAAATATATATTCTGGAATCGTCCCAACAACACTCTTTCTTTAATGAGTTTACGTGCAGGATTTGGAGATGCTGTAAAGCTTCCTTCTTCATATATATTAAATCCAACTCCTACCTATCAGGATAGATTGGTTTTTACACCAGGTACAACGGCAGAAAACACAACGTATTACGCATACAATACGATGCCCAGTACAACTATTTACAATCCTAATCTTAAATGGCAAAGAAGCCGTTTAATAGAATTAGAATTCAATACTCGTATTGGACAAGTAGATATTTCGTTATTAGCCTATAATAGTAAGACAATAGCCCCCTATGCTGATGCTACCCTATACACTCCGTATTCTTATAAATTTACAGATCAGACAGCACTTGACAATAATTTAATTCCTGAAGCTAACCGTTCATACGCAATAGATAAGACTACCGGAATAGTTACTGTTTCAGATTTGACAGGAAATTTGCCTAGCCAACAGTTAGCTTATAAAGAAAGGAATACATTTAAGACCAATAGTTATTATTACAATGAATCTGATTTTTCGAAAAGAGGGCTGGAATGGGTAATTAATTTCGGAAAAATTCCCTCTATTCATACTTCATTTCAAGTAGATGGATCTTACAACTATTATAAGGGGCTAAAAACAAAGTTGATAGCATATTCGCCCAGCCTTTCTCAAAATATGGCTGATGGAAATCCTTATAAATATATCGGTCTATATGAAGGTACAGATGATGTTGCTAATGGCAGCCTCTCTAAAAAAATAACAAATAATCTTTCGATAAGTACTCATATACCAGCAATACGCCTCATAGTATCTCTTCGATTGGAAAGTTGCTTGTACGATTATAAGCAAAAATTGAGTGAATCATCTACAGGCTCACGAGGTTTTGTAATAGACAATAGAAGTGATTACATCCCTTCAAATTCAGAGACAAATATTTATAAAGGGGACTATTTTGTTGCTCTTTATCCTTTATATTATGTGAGCTTGGATGATATGAATACAAAAATCCCATTTAAAGAAAAGTTCTTATGGGCCAAAGATAATGATTCCGCTTTATTCAACGAGCTGGCAAGAATGGTGGTTCGGTCAAATGTCAATTACTATTTCAAACCTACAGATATATCCGCATATTTTTCGGCGAATCTGAATGTGACAAAAGAGTTGGGTGATCATGTTTCAATATCATTTCTGGCAAATAACTTTTTTAATAATGTTGCAAAGGTTAAGAATAAACAAAATAACAGTGAATATTCTTTATTCGGCTCAGGTTATTTACCTGAATTTTATTACGGACTAACTCTTCGTATCAAATTGTAA
- a CDS encoding ATP-binding cassette domain-containing protein, with the protein MNKFIRVYILKPLAGKWLRGTFLLLLWTISFIALPAISGWFLAICSVVFVTASTTFSYLVPSAIIRLMAFFRTAARYFERLENHKATLDAQQSLQLRIFQSVARFPYFKKQVNNNSTLLENSTHGIDQILNHILLWLLPFTALIFSLSIYFFFLIFFSQVIAIEFLISSAILLFIIPQLIFRKNRKLYEELKICREENNLLLIQSFRGRIEISKYSLEEKVIEQYEQRLLRLEQLEDKLQTNSFWLQLIAGLGFSYIASLLLWSSYGNGIDAPTAIGIFFGIMAQAELAEMLFSGKSEKSAVAHQVEDVDRIIKDGEKPLETVIVHSKMESLSLKNVSAMIPETSVTTSEVSLEIKKGEWISLFGETGKGKTTLLNSLFYPEYRRCGSLVWNNDIELSHLPVPECIYVTQKAYLLTGTLRENFEDHPDEAIEHVLDTVDLTSWRLSLPDGLDSWLGENGEILSGGQRKKLLLAQALLKKPQLLVVDEPTAGISSENAIAIFQNIKREYPDITILMATHLKDFEYVSDKIVRI; encoded by the coding sequence ATGAATAAATTTATAAGAGTATATATATTAAAGCCTTTAGCAGGCAAATGGTTGCGAGGTACATTTCTTCTACTATTGTGGACGATCTCTTTTATTGCCCTTCCTGCTATATCCGGATGGTTTTTGGCGATCTGTAGTGTGGTGTTTGTTACTGCGAGCACTACTTTTTCGTATCTGGTACCATCTGCTATAATCCGTTTAATGGCATTTTTCAGAACGGCTGCAAGATACTTTGAGCGATTGGAAAACCACAAAGCCACACTAGACGCTCAACAGAGCTTGCAATTGAGAATTTTTCAGTCCGTGGCCAGATTTCCCTATTTCAAAAAACAGGTAAATAATAATTCAACACTACTAGAGAACAGTACACATGGAATCGACCAGATATTGAACCACATTCTTTTGTGGCTTTTACCTTTTACAGCACTAATCTTTTCACTCAGTATATATTTTTTCTTTCTTATTTTCTTTTCTCAAGTCATTGCAATAGAATTTTTGATTTCATCTGCTATTCTTTTATTTATTATTCCTCAATTAATTTTCAGGAAAAACAGAAAACTCTATGAAGAACTAAAGATATGCCGCGAAGAGAACAATCTGCTTCTTATACAAAGCTTTAGAGGGAGAATAGAAATATCGAAATACAGTTTGGAAGAGAAAGTTATCGAACAATACGAACAACGGCTATTACGCCTCGAGCAATTGGAAGACAAGTTACAAACCAATTCATTCTGGTTGCAGCTAATTGCGGGACTCGGTTTTAGTTATATTGCATCGCTTTTACTATGGAGTTCATATGGTAATGGTATAGATGCACCTACAGCCATCGGGATATTTTTCGGTATTATGGCACAGGCCGAATTGGCAGAAATGCTATTTTCGGGAAAATCGGAAAAGAGTGCTGTTGCTCATCAAGTTGAAGATGTTGATAGGATTATCAAGGATGGGGAGAAACCTCTGGAAACTGTAATCGTACATTCAAAAATGGAGAGCCTAAGTCTTAAAAATGTGAGTGCAATGATCCCCGAGACATCTGTGACTACTTCAGAGGTGTCATTAGAAATAAAAAAAGGTGAATGGATTTCACTATTCGGAGAGACTGGAAAAGGAAAAACGACTTTGTTAAACAGCCTTTTTTATCCTGAATACCGTAGATGTGGATCGTTAGTATGGAATAACGATATTGAATTGTCACATCTACCTGTTCCTGAATGTATTTATGTTACCCAAAAAGCTTATTTATTAACGGGAACATTGCGCGAAAATTTTGAAGATCATCCGGACGAAGCTATTGAACACGTACTAGATACAGTAGATCTTACTAGCTGGCGTTTATCGCTTCCTGATGGACTAGATAGCTGGTTAGGAGAAAACGGCGAAATTCTGAGTGGTGGGCAGCGTAAGAAATTACTTCTGGCACAAGCCTTGCTTAAAAAGCCACAACTATTAGTTGTGGATGAACCAACAGCCGGTATTAGCTCCGAAAATGCTATTGCTATATTTCAGAATATAAAACGTGAATATCCCGACATTACAATTTTAATGGCGACTCACCTAAAAGATTTTGAATATGTATCAGATAAAATTGTAAGGATATAA
- a CDS encoding pyridoxamine 5'-phosphate oxidase family protein, whose protein sequence is MQGRMKHHQLSKIEIDDVLKKAEVGRIGTHNENGYPYVVPVHFIVYDEKIYIHGLIKGQKISNLTKNDKVGFEVDEMGAIIPDNENVCDTNTAFRSVIILGTAKMVEDKSLKENVLHAVVSKYTPQLSHLSFPEKMLKATGIIEINPIEITGKYYK, encoded by the coding sequence ATGCAAGGAAGAATGAAGCATCATCAGTTATCGAAGATAGAGATAGATGATGTATTGAAAAAAGCAGAAGTTGGACGCATAGGTACACACAATGAAAATGGGTATCCATATGTTGTTCCTGTACATTTCATCGTCTATGATGAAAAAATATATATCCACGGACTGATTAAAGGACAAAAGATTTCAAACTTGACTAAAAATGATAAGGTTGGATTTGAAGTGGATGAAATGGGTGCAATCATTCCTGATAACGAAAATGTTTGTGATACAAATACTGCATTCAGAAGTGTAATTATCTTGGGTACAGCCAAAATGGTAGAAGATAAATCGCTCAAAGAAAATGTGCTACATGCTGTTGTTTCAAAATATACCCCTCAATTATCTCATTTGAGCTTTCCTGAAAAAATGCTGAAAGCAACGGGTATTATAGAGATAAATCCAATTGAAATCACAGGGAAATATTATAAATAA
- a CDS encoding ATP-binding cassette domain-containing protein codes for MSSNQDNASRWLSKKIAEAKGSYIVAAVFTILSAISFIVFCWYLSQFAALWLNRGLLQPDPLLYSLVFLTARYIFAHFASIFNYKAGNTIVSKVKKDLYPILLNNNKLDSVASTLYITRICEDLKPFYAFFIPYAMASLLVSGMILVVSFWIEKWVGLTLLVSLIVIPMQMIIIGIGAEALHKKHINLFLKYSAVFYNRLQTIAEIVNLDNFRPQYNFLSEKSKELNKATTNVMRVAILSSAVLELFVTICIAVVAIYLGMSLLGIMTGPNYGKGYDFQIALFLLMMSPYFFFYLRKFVSAYHDRNRAVAAAKLLIPILNEGIDTTSINIDLQFNNLAINNLNFAYPDSPVKVLHNINVQFPSKGLVLIKGISGSGKSTLLKICSGSLCLQDNSISVNGKDTKYSQKWLRTNSSYMNQFPFVFDETLRYNVFLKNETNKSQKHPEFLDKILAKKDDGWETKLSHNGKQLSGGEKQLVTLARMMLYPKPIAILDEPTANLDPDTIEIIIPEIMKLAEDRLVIVASHEKMFDNVANTIVNLNWGEQMSHE; via the coding sequence ATGAGTTCAAATCAAGATAATGCATCCCGATGGCTGAGTAAAAAAATAGCAGAAGCCAAAGGTTCATATATTGTAGCTGCGGTATTTACTATTTTAAGTGCGATATCTTTTATCGTTTTTTGCTGGTATTTATCACAATTTGCAGCCTTATGGCTTAATCGAGGATTACTTCAGCCAGACCCTCTCCTATATTCATTAGTGTTTCTTACGGCTAGATATATCTTTGCTCATTTTGCTTCAATATTCAACTATAAAGCAGGAAATACGATTGTATCCAAAGTCAAAAAAGATCTATATCCCATATTATTAAACAACAATAAATTAGACTCTGTAGCAAGCACTCTCTACATTACCAGAATTTGTGAGGATTTGAAACCTTTTTATGCCTTTTTTATTCCATACGCAATGGCATCGCTTTTGGTTAGTGGAATGATACTTGTTGTTAGTTTTTGGATCGAAAAATGGGTTGGTCTTACACTGTTGGTTTCATTGATTGTTATCCCAATGCAAATGATAATAATAGGCATAGGTGCCGAAGCTCTTCATAAAAAACACATTAATCTCTTTTTGAAATATTCAGCTGTATTTTATAATCGCCTTCAGACTATTGCCGAAATAGTTAATTTAGATAACTTCAGACCTCAATATAATTTCTTGTCGGAAAAAAGTAAAGAGTTAAATAAAGCTACAACTAACGTCATGCGAGTTGCTATTTTATCGTCAGCAGTATTAGAGCTATTCGTTACTATTTGTATTGCTGTCGTTGCAATCTATTTAGGGATGAGCCTTCTCGGTATTATGACAGGACCTAATTACGGAAAAGGTTACGACTTTCAGATTGCATTATTTTTACTAATGATGTCTCCTTATTTTTTCTTTTATTTACGGAAATTCGTGAGTGCCTATCATGACAGAAATAGAGCTGTGGCTGCAGCAAAATTATTAATACCAATATTAAATGAAGGCATCGACACAACTTCAATCAATATCGATCTTCAGTTTAACAATTTAGCTATTAACAATTTGAACTTCGCTTATCCCGATTCACCGGTGAAAGTTCTACACAATATTAATGTACAATTTCCTTCAAAAGGACTAGTATTAATAAAGGGAATTTCGGGCTCAGGAAAATCAACCTTGCTAAAAATATGCTCCGGAAGCCTGTGTTTACAGGACAATAGTATTTCAGTAAACGGAAAGGATACTAAGTATTCGCAAAAGTGGCTTAGAACCAATTCTTCATACATGAATCAATTTCCTTTCGTTTTTGACGAAACTTTGAGATATAATGTTTTCTTAAAAAATGAAACGAATAAATCACAAAAACATCCTGAGTTTTTAGATAAAATACTTGCTAAAAAGGACGATGGTTGGGAAACTAAACTAAGTCATAATGGCAAACAACTGTCAGGAGGAGAAAAACAATTAGTTACACTTGCCCGAATGATGTTGTATCCAAAACCAATAGCAATATTGGATGAACCTACAGCCAATCTGGATCCGGATACAATCGAAATTATCATTCCGGAGATAATGAAATTAGCAGAAGACCGATTGGTTATAGTCGCTTCTCATGAGAAAATGTTCGATAATGTAGCTAATACAATCGTAAATTTAAACTGGGGGGAGCAAATGAGTCATGAATAA